Sequence from the Bacillus thuringiensis genome:
ATACCACGAAGATCCCCGATACCATCACCGTTACTATCCATAAAACTACGAGGATAAATTTGATATACTACACTTTCTTTCCACCACTGTTTTTCCATTATGCTACCCCATTTCATTCATAATTCGATTTTCTCTTTTTCCAAGGCGCAAACGTTTTCATTAATGAATGATAACAGATTCTATCTTAATTTAAAATAGCGCTTACAACTTTTGTTCTTATTTTTCTAAGAAAACATATGAAAATTACTAATATTGCTCCAATAAATGAAAACGTTTTATTTTTTTGTTTATTTTTTAAATCTATTAGTTTATAATGAACTCAAAGAAAACGTTTGCATAATTATTTCTAGGGGGAAATACCATGGCAGAACTGAAATTAGAAAACATTTATAAAATATATGATAATAACGTAACAGCTGTAACAGACTTCAATTTACACATTCAAGATAAAGAGTTTATCGTATTTGTCGGTCCTTCTGGATGTGGAAAATCTACAACATTACGAATGGTAGCTGGACTTGAAGATATTTCAAAAGGAGAGTTTTCAATTGATGGTAAGCTAATGAATGAGGTCCCTCCAAAAGATCGCGATATCGCAATGGTCTTCCAAAACTATGCTTTATATCCACATATGAGTGTGTATGATAATATGGCATTTGGATTAAAACTTAGAAAAATACCAAAAGATGAAATTGACCGTCGTGTGACAGATGCAGCAAAAATTTTAGGACTGGAACAATATTTAGATAGAAAACCGAAAGCGTTATCTGGTGGACAACGTCAACGTGTTGCATTAGGTAGAGCAATTGTTCGAGACGCGAAAGTTTTCTTAATGGATGAGCCTTTATCCAACTTAGACGCTAAATTACGTGTTGCAATGCGCTCAGAAATTTCTAAATTACACCACCGTCTTGGAACGACAACAATTTACGTAACGCATGATCAAACAGAAGCAATGACAATGGCTTCACGTCTCGTTGTTATGAAAGACGGAAAGATTCAACAAATCGGAACTCCAAAAGAAGTATATGAAACACCTGAAAATATTTTCGTTGGTGGATTTATTGGCTCTCCAGCGATGAATTTCTTCCGTGGTAAATTAACTGAAACCGATTTCGTTATAGATAATTCATTAAAAATCAAAGTAACTGAAGGAAAAATGAAGATGTTACGTGAACAAGGCTATGTAAATAAGGACATCGTTTTAGGTATTCGTCCTGAAGACATTCATGATGAACTATTATTTTTAGAAGCTTCACAATCTACTTCCTTCACAACAAAAATCGAAGTTGCTGAGTTACTAGGTGCTGAATCTATTTTATATATGAAACTTGGAGATCAAGATTTTGCAGCACGTGTTGATGCAAGACATACATTTTCACCTGGTGACCAAATTAAACTAGCATTTGATATGAATAAAGCGCATTTCTTTGACAGTCAAACTGAACAACGTATTCGTTAAAAAGGTTTTTCCTATATAACATACAAAAAAACCGTCCACATATTTTGAGGGCGGTTTTCATTATTATACTAGGGCTTCAACTGTATGAAATGATTGTCCTTTCGTGCTAATAATCCCGAATATCGGTAAATCACTTAGCACCACTTCTTCTTGCTGTTTCATAAAAGATGACGTTAATTGTTTTATCTCTATCCATACGTCATTAATACAAAGTACATTGGAATCGTTCTCTTGTTGGCGTGAAAAAATAGAATCTATTTTATATAAACCAGCATTTTGAAAAAGCATATCAATGCGACTGAATGCATTCAAAGTAATACTGATAACGCGTTGCCAATCTCCTTGCTTTCCCATATCATAGGATACAAAAAGTGCTTCTCCGCCTAGATTCGTAATTTCCTCCACTGTTGCTTGTCCACTTTCTTGATCAATGTCCGTCACAATTACTTTTGCGCCTTGTTTAGCCAACAAAAGAGCTGTATTACGTCCAATACCGATGCCGCCGCCAGTTACGATGGCAACTTTTCCTGCAAGCTTCATTTTCATTACCCCTTCTATAAGTCTTACCGTCATTCAGTATACTCCTTTATGAGATTAGTCTGCAAGCAAGAAAAGTTGTCCATCCGTATGTAAGCGATTACTATTTTACTCCTTCTTTTTTCTTAC
This genomic interval carries:
- a CDS encoding ABC transporter ATP-binding protein; translated protein: MAELKLENIYKIYDNNVTAVTDFNLHIQDKEFIVFVGPSGCGKSTTLRMVAGLEDISKGEFSIDGKLMNEVPPKDRDIAMVFQNYALYPHMSVYDNMAFGLKLRKIPKDEIDRRVTDAAKILGLEQYLDRKPKALSGGQRQRVALGRAIVRDAKVFLMDEPLSNLDAKLRVAMRSEISKLHHRLGTTTIYVTHDQTEAMTMASRLVVMKDGKIQQIGTPKEVYETPENIFVGGFIGSPAMNFFRGKLTETDFVIDNSLKIKVTEGKMKMLREQGYVNKDIVLGIRPEDIHDELLFLEASQSTSFTTKIEVAELLGAESILYMKLGDQDFAARVDARHTFSPGDQIKLAFDMNKAHFFDSQTEQRIR
- a CDS encoding SDR family NAD(P)-dependent oxidoreductase; translation: MTVRLIEGVMKMKLAGKVAIVTGGGIGIGRNTALLLAKQGAKVIVTDIDQESGQATVEEITNLGGEALFVSYDMGKQGDWQRVISITLNAFSRIDMLFQNAGLYKIDSIFSRQQENDSNVLCINDVWIEIKQLTSSFMKQQEEVVLSDLPIFGIISTKGQSFHTVEALV